One genomic window of Terriglobales bacterium includes the following:
- a CDS encoding S9 family peptidase, whose product MLPQFIRTLICLAAMLSACLTFAQPKGLVSTDLARFRAVGEVALSPDGRRIAYTVEMFDRPGRPYSQMWVMELASQKAARIGGPTDATSSPQWSPDSRWLAYMGNDGQKSGLMVAHADGSGASFVAEVTGTNAPIPDQGNQLTWSPDSKQIAFISATPGPEPPLDGDPVVITRYLYKPDYNEGMSHFNDNRRLHIFVVTLADKQARQLTRGTHYEHSIDWSPDGNEILFLSDADPNSDEFFNYDVFALNVASGSVRRLTATESCEYMPRWSPDGKSIAFLATKRGLTDRETTMEDTHVWLMNADGSNRREIGSVIDNRQGTPEWAPDGSAVYFSVQERGSVHLVRLPPAGGRPEVVVTDTGHVGNFSIGSDVIAYSFQGPSDMAELYLKSGGASARKLTDLNAQVLAGKQIAEVVPFTFASNDNKFEVEAFLTKPIGVTSTSKHPLIVNIHGGPHGQNGPSFSFKNQVYAAHGWSVLQVNYRGSTGYGQKFADAVFNDQDGNEAQDVLYGVSAAVRRNLWIDRERMGIEGVSYGGQLTDWLITQTNEFKAAVPIAGITNLISYNYMTYYNQYEEMEFGQFLHQNDLMNFAWERSALKHISAVHTPTMLMHGENDADVPIAEAEQFYIALKDVGVETIFVRYPREGHGLRETKHIMDSIDRCIAWYEKHFPRPGAEGITSVQP is encoded by the coding sequence ATGCTTCCTCAATTCATTCGGACCCTCATTTGTCTTGCTGCCATGCTGAGTGCTTGTCTTACGTTCGCACAGCCAAAGGGCCTGGTCAGCACGGATCTTGCCCGCTTTCGCGCTGTCGGCGAGGTCGCGCTCTCTCCTGACGGTCGTCGCATCGCCTACACCGTGGAAATGTTCGATCGCCCCGGCCGTCCGTACTCGCAAATGTGGGTGATGGAACTGGCGTCACAAAAGGCGGCGCGCATTGGCGGCCCAACCGACGCCACTTCCAGCCCGCAATGGTCGCCAGACAGCAGATGGTTAGCTTACATGGGCAACGACGGCCAGAAATCCGGCCTTATGGTGGCGCATGCCGATGGTTCCGGAGCCAGTTTTGTTGCCGAAGTAACGGGCACTAATGCGCCTATTCCGGACCAAGGAAACCAACTGACCTGGTCGCCGGACAGCAAACAGATCGCATTCATCTCGGCTACGCCCGGTCCCGAGCCCCCACTGGATGGCGATCCCGTGGTGATCACGCGCTATCTCTACAAACCCGATTACAACGAAGGCATGTCACACTTCAATGACAACCGGCGGCTGCACATTTTTGTGGTTACTCTTGCAGATAAGCAGGCGCGCCAGCTCACCCGGGGCACGCACTATGAGCACTCCATTGACTGGTCGCCGGACGGCAACGAAATTCTGTTTTTGTCCGACGCCGATCCTAATTCGGACGAGTTTTTCAACTACGACGTGTTCGCGCTGAACGTGGCCAGCGGCTCCGTCCGGCGGCTCACCGCAACCGAAAGCTGTGAATATATGCCGCGCTGGTCGCCGGACGGCAAGAGCATCGCCTTTCTGGCTACAAAGCGTGGGCTCACCGATCGCGAAACCACGATGGAAGATACGCACGTCTGGTTGATGAACGCCGATGGAAGTAATCGGCGCGAGATCGGTTCAGTGATTGATAACCGGCAAGGCACGCCAGAGTGGGCGCCGGACGGAAGCGCCGTCTACTTCAGTGTCCAGGAGCGAGGCAGTGTCCACCTGGTGCGGCTGCCGCCCGCGGGCGGACGGCCGGAAGTCGTGGTGACTGATACCGGCCATGTGGGGAATTTTTCGATCGGCAGTGACGTAATCGCCTATAGCTTCCAAGGCCCGTCAGACATGGCCGAGCTTTACCTGAAATCCGGCGGAGCATCGGCGCGGAAACTGACTGACTTAAATGCCCAGGTCCTTGCCGGAAAACAAATTGCAGAAGTTGTTCCTTTCACCTTCGCCAGCAACGACAACAAGTTCGAGGTGGAAGCCTTCCTTACCAAACCGATAGGCGTGACTTCAACCTCAAAGCATCCGCTAATCGTAAACATTCACGGCGGACCACACGGGCAGAACGGTCCTTCATTTAGTTTCAAGAATCAAGTTTATGCTGCCCATGGCTGGTCGGTGCTTCAGGTGAACTACCGCGGATCAACCGGATATGGCCAGAAATTCGCTGATGCAGTTTTCAACGACCAGGACGGCAACGAGGCCCAGGATGTGCTTTACGGCGTGAGCGCTGCGGTGCGTCGGAATCTCTGGATTGACCGCGAGCGTATGGGCATTGAAGGCGTGAGTTACGGCGGCCAGTTAACGGATTGGCTCATCACGCAGACCAACGAGTTCAAGGCAGCGGTGCCCATTGCAGGCATCACCAATCTGATCAGCTACAACTATATGACCTATTACAACCAGTACGAAGAAATGGAGTTCGGCCAGTTTCTGCACCAGAACGATCTAATGAACTTTGCCTGGGAGCGCTCTGCGCTCAAGCATATAAGTGCGGTCCACACGCCCACCATGCTTATGCACGGCGAGAACGATGCCGACGTTCCCATTGCAGAAGCAGAACAGTTCTATATCGCACTCAAAGATGTGGGGGTGGAGACCATTTTTGTACGCTATCCGCGCGAGGGCCATGGGCTGCGCGAGACGAAGCACATAATGGATTCTATTGACCGTTGCATCGCCTGGTACGAGAAGCACTTCCCGCGTCCCGGTGCCGAGGGAATCACCAGTGTGCAGCCGTGA
- a CDS encoding phage Gp37/Gp68 family protein: MADSSKIEWTDATWNPVRGCTKISTGCKHCYAETFAERFRGVAGHPYEKGFDLRLVPEKLLEPLQWSRPKMVFVNSMSDLFHERVTDEYILAVSKIMCESPWHTYQVLTKRSSRLRELLSSQLTGAARQRHVWWGVSIENKEYGLPRLEDLKHSPAAVRFLSIEPLLEDLGELDLKGIHWVIVGGESGPGARPIKESWIISIMEQCKIANVPFFFKQWGGVQKSRAGRLLQGRTYDEFPRSLQHPLPSRAERNELSTRLAEDFSALYHFPKPTTELPLFQW; the protein is encoded by the coding sequence ATGGCTGATTCCTCCAAAATTGAATGGACCGATGCTACGTGGAACCCAGTGCGGGGTTGTACCAAAATCAGCACTGGATGCAAGCACTGTTATGCGGAGACATTCGCGGAACGCTTTCGCGGAGTAGCGGGACATCCATACGAAAAGGGCTTTGATCTGCGGCTGGTGCCAGAAAAATTACTTGAGCCGCTGCAATGGTCCCGACCAAAGATGGTTTTCGTTAACTCGATGAGCGATCTGTTCCACGAGCGTGTTACTGATGAATACATTCTTGCAGTCAGCAAGATAATGTGCGAATCGCCTTGGCATACTTATCAAGTTCTCACCAAACGCTCGTCGCGCTTACGAGAGCTCCTGAGCTCACAATTGACAGGAGCTGCCCGACAACGTCACGTTTGGTGGGGCGTTAGCATTGAAAATAAGGAATACGGCCTTCCAAGGTTAGAGGACCTCAAACACTCTCCCGCCGCTGTTCGTTTCCTTTCCATTGAACCCCTGCTGGAGGATCTTGGCGAACTTGATTTGAAGGGTATTCATTGGGTCATTGTCGGTGGCGAGAGCGGTCCTGGTGCTCGGCCGATCAAAGAATCCTGGATAATCTCAATCATGGAACAATGCAAAATCGCAAATGTTCCTTTCTTCTTTAAACAGTGGGGTGGAGTCCAAAAGAGCCGTGCAGGCCGGCTACTGCAAGGACGCACATACGACGAATTTCCAAGAAGTCTGCAGCATCCGTTACCGAGTCGAGCCGAGCGTAACGAACTGAGCACAAGATTGGCAGAAGACTTTTCTGCTCTCTATCACTTCCCGAAGCCCACGACTGAGCTTCCATTGTTTCAATGGTGA
- a CDS encoding DUF87 domain-containing protein, giving the protein MKGKLTSDQRSLINRLLDEGKDRDTIARLVGVTPNQVSAISAHRTMGRYEGVRNADSPMSSHNPTSIPAATTHGEVARSKSIPLGIDIESSTNVTWPLYESTNPHVLILGESGSGKTYTASRLVLELAKAGIPSVVFDYGQGFSLQHAPKEFREDMRNVEFQLTRDGIAINPLQIFPVDTHGPATVAQRVADTFLRVYPKLGVQQHALLRRAVVELLSDSGIVADNPRSWAQCPPPFRDLEQKVSELTAAKDATTRRAAASAGPHVSTLFFFNTFRKTGHALSWSDLLERRNEVWILQLGGLEASVERAVTEFLLWSLIRYFEVLGPAPLRCFVVLDEAHKLAFGPGSPVEKILREGRKFGLGVILASQQPEDFSTVAFANTATKIVFQTADNTGHVSRELHRKVKNGHSQEYISKTLGTLPRGSAYVVIANIGHVTRMLSFDDAKGPAMPRAANLGSLNE; this is encoded by the coding sequence ATGAAAGGCAAGCTTACAAGCGATCAGCGCTCGCTCATCAACCGGCTCCTCGACGAAGGGAAAGACCGAGATACAATTGCCCGGCTCGTCGGAGTGACCCCGAACCAGGTTTCAGCAATTTCAGCACACCGGACGATGGGACGCTACGAAGGCGTTCGAAACGCGGATTCGCCGATGTCATCGCACAATCCGACGTCGATACCAGCTGCAACGACACATGGAGAGGTAGCGCGGTCTAAATCAATCCCGCTCGGGATTGATATCGAGTCCTCAACAAATGTGACTTGGCCGCTTTACGAGTCCACCAATCCCCATGTGCTTATCTTGGGCGAGAGTGGCTCCGGAAAAACATACACAGCCTCACGCTTAGTACTTGAACTTGCCAAGGCCGGGATTCCTTCCGTCGTATTTGACTACGGTCAAGGATTTTCACTTCAACATGCACCGAAAGAGTTCCGCGAAGACATGAGGAATGTAGAATTTCAGCTCACTCGCGACGGTATCGCGATTAATCCGCTACAAATCTTTCCGGTGGATACGCATGGACCTGCCACAGTCGCGCAGCGTGTCGCCGACACATTCCTGCGCGTCTATCCGAAGCTGGGCGTTCAGCAGCATGCGTTGCTGCGCCGAGCGGTCGTCGAGCTGCTTTCCGACAGCGGCATTGTTGCCGATAACCCTCGTTCATGGGCTCAGTGTCCTCCACCATTTCGTGATCTGGAACAAAAGGTGTCAGAACTTACTGCGGCTAAAGATGCGACGACTCGACGGGCTGCGGCCTCCGCAGGGCCGCACGTTTCGACTTTATTTTTTTTCAATACCTTTCGCAAAACCGGCCATGCGCTCAGCTGGTCTGATCTGCTTGAACGACGTAACGAAGTGTGGATTTTGCAGCTCGGAGGACTCGAAGCCTCGGTCGAGAGAGCGGTGACCGAATTCCTGCTTTGGAGCCTCATTCGGTATTTTGAGGTGCTCGGCCCGGCGCCACTCAGATGCTTTGTAGTGTTGGACGAGGCGCACAAACTTGCGTTTGGTCCTGGATCTCCGGTTGAAAAGATTTTGCGGGAGGGTCGCAAGTTCGGGCTCGGCGTCATCCTAGCGTCGCAGCAGCCTGAAGATTTTAGTACCGTTGCCTTCGCGAACACGGCGACAAAGATTGTTTTCCAAACAGCCGACAATACAGGTCATGTTTCGCGAGAGTTGCATCGCAAGGTCAAGAACGGTCACTCGCAGGAGTACATTTCAAAAACGCTTGGTACGCTGCCGCGGGGATCCGCGTACGTAGTCATCGCTAACATCGGGCATGTTACACGCATGCTGAGTTTTGATGATGCAAAGGGTCCAGCAATGCCACGAGCCGCGAATCTGGGGAGCCTTAATGAATAA
- a CDS encoding ATP-binding protein, which produces MYVNPLAIYREYVQNASDSIEEAIALGLLSPRETGRVDINVDAGKRTVRIRDNGAGIEKGAFTKTLVALGASRKRGTKARGFRGVGRLAGLGYCRELVFRSLADGEHEISEMRWDCQRLKTILRDVSFKGDVEELIKEVVRVQRRAVTERGHFFEVELSGIVRHGDDRLMNSEAIRDYLSQVAPVPFSPSFTFAKQIEEEMRQEVNLGTVRIYLNQEEQPLFRPHRNGFEARKGVTDQFLGVRFFEIKSNEGGLAAKGWVLDHGYFGAIDSLASIKGLRLRSGNMQVGEGDVLEELFNEPRFNAWVVGEFHVLDDRILPNGRRDHFEQNVHFNNLLGQIRPIAQDLSRRCRQSSIRRNVIRQFEMLSEQVVHNLAVMRQAAISQADRKKLHRDTVRDVGRIEKVADHSVLQSAQKKQMWRTLSRYKQQLLHADHRRHHKALARMDEREKEVLTRVCSLIYECSANKVFAKQLIDRILARL; this is translated from the coding sequence ATGTACGTTAATCCGCTAGCGATCTACCGCGAATATGTCCAAAATGCATCCGACTCAATCGAGGAAGCAATTGCACTCGGTTTGCTCAGTCCCCGCGAAACTGGCAGAGTGGATATCAATGTTGACGCAGGCAAGCGGACTGTTCGGATTCGCGACAATGGCGCCGGTATTGAGAAAGGGGCGTTCACCAAAACACTTGTTGCATTGGGAGCAAGTCGAAAACGAGGAACCAAGGCTCGTGGTTTTCGTGGTGTCGGGCGCCTTGCCGGGCTCGGTTATTGTCGTGAATTAGTTTTTCGCTCTCTCGCGGATGGCGAGCACGAGATTAGCGAAATGAGATGGGACTGCCAGAGGCTTAAGACGATTCTGCGGGACGTGAGCTTCAAAGGCGACGTTGAAGAACTGATCAAAGAAGTAGTGAGGGTGCAGCGTCGTGCCGTTACGGAACGCGGGCACTTCTTCGAGGTGGAACTATCGGGGATCGTGCGTCATGGCGACGACCGCCTTATGAACTCAGAAGCAATACGAGATTACCTCTCACAGGTCGCACCTGTTCCGTTCTCACCCTCTTTCACGTTTGCGAAGCAGATCGAAGAAGAAATGCGCCAGGAGGTGAATTTAGGAACCGTCCGAATTTACCTCAATCAGGAAGAGCAGCCGCTATTCCGACCTCACCGAAATGGGTTCGAAGCCAGGAAGGGAGTTACGGATCAATTTCTTGGTGTCCGGTTCTTCGAAATCAAGAGTAACGAGGGAGGCCTGGCTGCGAAAGGGTGGGTCTTAGATCACGGCTATTTCGGCGCCATCGACAGTTTGGCATCTATCAAAGGACTTCGCTTGCGGAGCGGTAACATGCAGGTCGGTGAAGGCGATGTTTTGGAAGAGTTATTCAACGAACCGCGTTTCAATGCCTGGGTTGTTGGTGAGTTTCACGTCTTGGACGATCGAATCTTGCCGAATGGTCGTCGTGATCACTTTGAGCAGAACGTGCATTTCAACAATCTCTTAGGCCAGATTCGGCCGATAGCCCAAGACCTCAGCCGGCGGTGCCGACAAAGCTCCATACGCAGGAATGTCATTCGCCAATTTGAAATGCTGTCAGAGCAGGTGGTACATAACCTGGCAGTCATGAGGCAAGCTGCCATAAGCCAAGCGGATCGCAAGAAACTTCACAGAGACACCGTGAGAGATGTGGGACGTATCGAGAAGGTTGCAGACCACTCTGTTCTCCAATCAGCGCAAAAAAAACAAATGTGGCGTACACTCTCTCGCTACAAACAACAATTGCTCCATGCGGACCATCGTCGGCATCATAAGGCTCTGGCCCGGATGGATGAGCGAGAAAAGGAAGTTCTCACGCGCGTATGTTCGCTCATTTACGAATGTTCTGCTAACAAGGTGTTTGCGAAGCAGCTCATTGATCGGATTCTTGCACGGCTATAG
- a CDS encoding Gfo/Idh/MocA family oxidoreductase produces MKNNFSRREFIQTGAVAAGGLLAAKTILLDPDPSMAATRPVPPSDRVRFGMIGIGMQGSDLLGNAITLPGVECVAAADLYDGRHTLAKEITNNPSLPTTRRYQELLDNKEIDCIVAAVPDHWHRRVVVDATSAGKDIYCEKPMSHSPADGLAMVDSAQKHGRIVQIGSQRVSSALGAKAREMYASGAIGNVSMIELTLGRNDPTGAWQYPPPPDLSPQNLDWNTWLNDAPKIPFNKLHFARWRCWKEYGTGVAGDLMVHLISGMMYTLGWNEAPRSAQALGGIFRFDDGRNMPDLHAVLFDYHGVPVYVRLGLGTETPELARFMGPKGILDTTEYSITHSQQPGVDLAPSYYAHSFPQKMREEYIKEWHEKNDPPLGKEPMYPTATYQGHDWDDVKPHLWNFFQAVKSRKPVMENEVFGNHAALACHMANESYFRKKPVFWDEGSKSLKA; encoded by the coding sequence ATGAAGAATAATTTTTCGCGTCGTGAATTTATCCAGACCGGCGCTGTGGCTGCCGGTGGCTTGCTGGCGGCCAAAACCATTCTGCTCGATCCTGATCCATCGATGGCCGCAACGCGTCCGGTCCCTCCTAGCGACCGCGTACGTTTTGGCATGATCGGAATCGGCATGCAGGGCTCTGACCTGCTTGGGAACGCGATTACACTTCCCGGTGTGGAGTGCGTTGCGGCCGCCGATCTGTATGACGGTCGACATACTTTGGCGAAGGAGATCACCAACAATCCCAGCCTGCCCACCACACGCCGTTACCAGGAACTGCTCGACAACAAAGAAATTGATTGCATCGTGGCCGCCGTTCCCGACCACTGGCACCGTCGCGTTGTGGTGGATGCGACCAGCGCCGGCAAAGATATCTATTGCGAGAAGCCGATGTCGCATTCGCCCGCCGATGGCCTCGCCATGGTTGATTCCGCCCAGAAGCATGGGCGGATCGTGCAGATTGGCTCGCAGCGGGTGAGTTCGGCCCTGGGCGCCAAAGCGCGCGAAATGTATGCCTCGGGAGCTATCGGAAATGTCTCCATGATCGAGCTCACTCTTGGACGCAACGATCCCACTGGCGCTTGGCAGTATCCGCCACCTCCAGACCTCTCGCCTCAGAACCTCGATTGGAATACCTGGCTGAATGACGCCCCGAAAATTCCCTTTAATAAACTTCATTTCGCCCGCTGGCGTTGCTGGAAAGAGTATGGCACCGGGGTGGCCGGCGATCTGATGGTGCACCTGATCAGCGGCATGATGTACACGCTGGGCTGGAACGAGGCGCCGAGATCGGCACAGGCTTTGGGAGGCATTTTCCGTTTCGATGATGGACGAAATATGCCAGATCTGCACGCGGTACTTTTTGACTACCACGGAGTTCCGGTCTATGTCCGCTTGGGCCTCGGCACAGAGACTCCAGAGCTAGCCCGCTTCATGGGGCCTAAGGGCATCCTCGACACTACGGAGTACAGCATCACTCATTCGCAACAGCCCGGTGTGGATCTTGCCCCCAGCTACTACGCCCACAGCTTCCCGCAGAAAATGCGTGAGGAGTACATCAAAGAGTGGCACGAGAAGAACGATCCTCCCTTGGGCAAGGAACCCATGTACCCGACCGCAACCTATCAGGGACACGATTGGGACGATGTGAAACCACACCTCTGGAATTTCTTCCAGGCGGTGAAGTCGCGCAAACCTGTAATGGAAAACGAGGTGTTCGGCAATCACGCCGCGCTCGCTTGCCACATGGCGAACGAATCGTACTTCCGCAAAAAGCCTGTATTTTGGGATGAGGGATCCAAGAGCCTCAAAGCTTAA
- a CDS encoding helix-turn-helix transcriptional regulator — MKSHSRPISSNNPSAGSSRADRHTKLRLASAIKEAIRQQQLSQSEAAALLGIPQPKVSALVNFHLEGFSVQRLFRALNALGRDVVIQISSKNRGSAGKTFVSAT, encoded by the coding sequence ATGAAAAGCCACTCCCGCCCAATCAGCTCGAATAACCCATCGGCCGGGTCGAGCCGTGCCGATCGTCACACGAAACTTCGGCTAGCGAGCGCGATTAAGGAAGCTATACGGCAGCAACAGCTTTCGCAGTCAGAAGCGGCAGCCTTGCTGGGGATTCCTCAGCCGAAGGTTTCAGCGCTGGTGAATTTTCACTTGGAAGGCTTCTCCGTGCAGCGCCTTTTTAGGGCTTTGAATGCTCTGGGCCGCGATGTCGTGATTCAGATCAGCAGCAAAAACCGGGGATCAGCAGGAAAGACATTTGTGAGCGCGACATGA
- a CDS encoding nucleoside hydrolase → MNLRKPLALGLLFLLSSLLSAEPVHIIFDTDMGNDVDDALALAMLHSFESRSEAKLLAVTITKDNPWCAPYVDLVDTFYGRGEIPIGMVKDGKTPQNNPMIQVPANRRRADGSFIYPHRITDGRQAPDAVSLLRRTLAGEQDGGVVMVQVGFSTNLARLLDSSPDAVSSLAGRDLVAKKVRLLVAMAGNFASPKPEYNVETDVPSARKVFEQWPTPIAVSGYEVGEAMLFPAASIDHDFAYVAEHPVADAYRAYMKMPYDRPTWDLTAALYAVRPDREYFSLSEPGRISVLPDGRTQFTPDQNADRRYLKVSNSQKPRTLEAMIMLASEPPQKARAQMAMTSVPSF, encoded by the coding sequence TTGAACCTTCGAAAACCCCTGGCGCTTGGTCTGCTGTTCTTATTGTCTTCTTTGCTCAGCGCAGAACCCGTCCACATAATTTTCGATACTGACATGGGCAACGATGTGGACGACGCGCTTGCGCTCGCCATGTTGCATTCCTTTGAAAGCCGTAGCGAGGCCAAGCTGCTGGCGGTCACCATCACCAAAGATAATCCGTGGTGCGCTCCCTACGTTGACCTGGTAGACACGTTTTACGGACGCGGCGAAATTCCCATCGGAATGGTAAAAGACGGAAAAACACCGCAAAATAACCCAATGATCCAGGTGCCCGCCAATCGGAGGCGGGCTGACGGCAGTTTCATCTATCCGCATCGCATCACGGACGGTCGTCAGGCTCCAGATGCCGTCTCATTACTTCGCCGTACGCTGGCTGGAGAACAGGATGGTGGTGTCGTTATGGTGCAGGTCGGGTTTAGCACTAACCTGGCGCGCCTGCTTGATTCTTCGCCCGACGCCGTCAGCTCGCTTGCTGGCCGCGACCTCGTCGCGAAAAAGGTTCGGCTGTTGGTTGCGATGGCGGGAAATTTTGCCAGTCCCAAACCAGAGTACAACGTTGAGACTGACGTTCCTTCCGCTCGGAAGGTCTTCGAGCAGTGGCCCACGCCGATAGCAGTGAGCGGGTACGAGGTAGGCGAGGCGATGCTCTTCCCTGCTGCCAGCATCGACCACGACTTTGCATATGTAGCGGAGCATCCGGTGGCCGATGCTTACCGAGCGTACATGAAAATGCCGTACGACCGTCCGACGTGGGACCTTACCGCGGCGCTGTATGCCGTCCGCCCGGATCGGGAGTATTTTTCGCTATCGGAGCCGGGAAGAATCTCCGTACTGCCCGATGGTCGTACGCAGTTCACGCCCGATCAAAATGCTGACCGTCGCTACTTGAAGGTGAGCAATAGTCAAAAACCACGAACCCTCGAAGCAATGATAATGCTGGCAAGCGAGCCGCCGCAGAAGGCCAGAGCGCAAATGGCGATGACCAGCGTGCCTTCCTTCTAA
- the glpK gene encoding glycerol kinase GlpK, whose protein sequence is MKRYVLALDQGTTSSRAIVFGREGRIISIAQQEFEQIYPSPGQVEHDPEAIWLSQVAVAREALQRAGVSAAEIAALGITNQRETTILWERASGAPVVNAIVWQSRVSAAICEQLKADGLENTFHEKTGLVLDAYFSGTKIKYLLDTIPGLRARAERGEILFGTVDSFLLWRLTGGRCHATDVSNASRTLLFNIHTLQWDDELLRILGVPRAMLPEVRSSSEKYGETESGLLGKPIPIAGIAGDQQAALFGQMCLSPGEAKNTYGTGCFALLNTGDKAVTSTKGLLTSVAWKLGGQTTYCLEGAVFIAGAVVQWLRDGLKAFPKSADVERLAGSVPDSGGVYFVPALVGLGAPYWDPYARGTILGIGRDTTIAHIARAALDAIAYQTRDVLDLMQQEAGLKLSVLKVDGGAACNSPMMQFQADMLSIPVRRPVVAETTALGAAYLAGLAIGYWKSTAEIASNWALDCEFTPKMPAKQREALYRRWQKAVARSLDWEEHKVIE, encoded by the coding sequence ATGAAACGCTACGTTCTGGCCCTCGACCAGGGCACGACCTCCAGCCGAGCGATCGTGTTCGGGCGCGAGGGCCGAATTATTTCTATTGCGCAACAAGAGTTCGAGCAGATCTATCCGAGCCCTGGGCAGGTGGAGCACGATCCCGAGGCCATCTGGCTATCTCAAGTTGCTGTTGCGCGTGAAGCGCTTCAGAGGGCTGGCGTTTCGGCAGCCGAGATTGCCGCACTGGGAATCACGAATCAGCGTGAGACCACGATCCTCTGGGAGCGCGCGTCGGGCGCTCCTGTGGTGAATGCGATCGTCTGGCAGAGCCGTGTGAGCGCCGCCATCTGCGAGCAGCTCAAAGCGGATGGGCTGGAGAATACCTTCCATGAGAAGACAGGGTTGGTACTCGATGCTTATTTTTCTGGAACAAAAATAAAATATCTGCTGGACACCATTCCCGGTCTACGCGCACGGGCCGAGCGTGGTGAGATTCTGTTCGGTACGGTTGATTCCTTTCTCTTATGGCGGCTCACTGGCGGCCGTTGCCATGCGACTGATGTAAGCAACGCCAGCCGTACCCTGCTGTTTAACATCCACACCCTGCAATGGGACGATGAGTTGCTCCGCATTCTAGGCGTGCCTCGGGCTATGCTGCCCGAGGTTCGGTCCTCCAGCGAAAAATATGGCGAGACGGAGTCCGGCTTGCTTGGGAAACCGATTCCTATCGCCGGCATCGCGGGCGACCAGCAAGCGGCGCTATTTGGCCAAATGTGCCTCTCTCCTGGAGAGGCCAAAAACACATATGGAACCGGCTGCTTCGCCCTGCTGAACACCGGCGATAAAGCTGTAACTTCCACAAAAGGTCTGCTGACTTCGGTGGCGTGGAAGCTGGGCGGGCAAACCACTTATTGCCTGGAAGGCGCGGTGTTTATCGCAGGGGCGGTGGTGCAGTGGCTGCGCGATGGCCTCAAGGCTTTTCCCAAATCGGCTGACGTTGAGCGGTTGGCGGGTTCGGTGCCCGATAGCGGCGGCGTTTACTTTGTGCCGGCGCTGGTCGGATTGGGCGCTCCCTATTGGGACCCGTACGCGCGCGGAACCATTCTCGGTATCGGTAGGGACACTACCATCGCTCACATCGCACGGGCGGCGTTGGATGCCATTGCGTATCAAACCCGTGACGTTCTCGATCTAATGCAGCAGGAAGCCGGCTTGAAGTTATCGGTATTGAAAGTCGATGGCGGTGCTGCGTGCAACTCACCGATGATGCAATTCCAAGCCGATATGCTGAGTATTCCCGTGCGCCGGCCAGTAGTTGCAGAGACCACGGCATTAGGCGCGGCGTACCTGGCGGGGCTGGCCATCGGATATTGGAAGAGCACCGCGGAAATCGCATCCAACTGGGCGCTTGATTGTGAGTTCACTCCTAAAATGCCGGCCAAGCAAAGAGAGGCCCTCTACCGGCGGTGGCAAAAAGCGGTGGCTAGATCTCTGGATTGGGAAGAGCACAAGGTCATTGAGTAA